Proteins co-encoded in one alpha proteobacterium HIMB5 genomic window:
- a CDS encoding 3-methyl-2-oxobutanoate hydroxymethyltransferase (PFAM: Ketopantoate hydroxymethyltransferase~TIGRFAM: 3-methyl-2-oxobutanoate hydroxymethyltransferase) — translation MKKIKNLIIKKNKTKIVCLTAYSKNIAKEIDNFVDVILVGDSLGSVLYDFDTTRTVTLEMMINHSKSVRKGITRSLMVVDMPYNTYRNKSEALKNCKKVMKETKCDAVKLEGGNKKIVEIIKHLIKNNIPVMGHLGLLPQNEKGKFKFKGKSSKEKIRLLNEAKVLERTGVFAIVLECVEKKLSKEITDQIKIITIGIGASQHCDGQILVTDDLIGLTNSKIKFVKEFGNVRKTIRDAVKKYKTEVKSLKYPSKKYLY, via the coding sequence ATGAAAAAAATTAAAAATTTAATAATAAAAAAAAATAAAACTAAGATTGTCTGTTTAACAGCTTATTCAAAAAATATTGCCAAAGAAATAGATAACTTTGTAGATGTAATTTTAGTTGGAGATTCTCTTGGATCAGTTCTTTATGATTTTGATACAACAAGAACAGTAACTTTAGAAATGATGATAAATCATTCAAAGAGCGTAAGAAAAGGTATCACTAGAAGTTTAATGGTAGTTGATATGCCTTACAATACTTACAGAAATAAATCTGAAGCATTAAAAAACTGTAAAAAAGTAATGAAAGAAACAAAATGTGATGCAGTTAAGCTAGAAGGTGGGAATAAAAAGATAGTTGAAATTATTAAACACCTAATCAAAAATAATATACCTGTAATGGGTCATCTTGGTCTATTACCGCAAAATGAAAAAGGTAAATTCAAATTTAAAGGTAAATCTTCTAAAGAAAAAATAAGATTACTTAATGAAGCAAAAGTTTTAGAGAGAACAGGTGTTTTTGCAATTGTTTTAGAATGTGTTGAAAAAAAATTATCAAAAGAAATTACAGATCAAATTAAAATTATAACAATTGGTATAGGTGCTTCTCAACATTGTGATGGGCAAATTTTAGTAACAGATGATTTAATTGGATTAACAAATTCAAAAATAAAGTTTGTAAAGGAATTTGGAAATGTGAGAAAAACCATTAGAGATGCTGTTAAAAAATACAAAACAGAAGTCAAATCACTAAAATATCCTTCTAAGAAATATTTGTATTAA
- a CDS encoding Allophanate hydrolase subunit 2 (PFAM: Allophanate hydrolase subunit 2~TIGRFAM: biotin-dependent carboxylase uncharacterized domain): protein MTFKILRPGTHTTIQDDGRNGFYHLGITVSGAIDKKNFKLANIILNNNINEPSLEFALQGPLLEFDGLKSSICITGEVNFVIIRNNRDIEEGYCYKIYNLNKGDKIDIKSTINSLYGYLAIKEGFDFTDIWKSCSINTKAKIGPNEGMKFDTNQIIPTKNNFAEIKIRQLRYKNERSTEIRVIKGTNFDYFSKEAQRNFFYKKFKITNMVDRMGIRLESNKLENIVSSNIKSEGLIKGVIQVPGDGNPIIMLADHGTIGGYPKIATVISADLDNLSQLKPNTEISFKEVSLEEAENLFMSYTKEINKYSKILNEYN from the coding sequence ATGACTTTTAAAATTTTAAGACCAGGCACTCACACTACTATACAAGATGACGGTAGAAATGGATTTTATCACTTAGGCATTACTGTTAGTGGTGCTATAGATAAAAAAAATTTTAAGTTAGCTAATATAATCTTAAATAATAATATTAATGAACCATCTTTGGAGTTCGCTCTACAAGGTCCATTGTTAGAATTTGATGGATTAAAGTCATCCATTTGTATTACGGGAGAAGTGAATTTTGTTATCATAAGAAATAATAGAGATATTGAAGAGGGATATTGTTATAAAATTTATAATCTTAACAAAGGAGACAAAATTGATATTAAATCGACAATTAATTCCCTTTATGGTTACCTTGCTATTAAAGAGGGTTTTGATTTTACTGATATTTGGAAAAGCTGTTCAATAAATACTAAAGCCAAAATTGGACCTAATGAAGGAATGAAATTTGATACAAATCAAATAATTCCCACAAAAAATAATTTTGCTGAAATTAAGATTAGACAATTAAGATATAAAAATGAAAGATCTACAGAGATAAGAGTTATTAAAGGAACAAATTTTGATTACTTTTCTAAAGAAGCTCAAAGAAATTTTTTTTATAAAAAATTTAAAATTACAAATATGGTCGATCGTATGGGTATTAGACTTGAGAGCAATAAGTTAGAAAATATTGTTAGTTCAAATATTAAATCAGAAGGACTTATAAAAGGTGTAATTCAAGTTCCAGGTGATGGAAATCCTATAATCATGTTAGCTGATCATGGTACAATTGGTGGATATCCTAAGATTGCAACAGTTATATCTGCAGATTTAGATAATTTATCACAACTGAAGCCAAACACTGAAATTTCATTTAAAGAAGTAAGTCTTGAAGAAGCTGAAAATTTATTTATGAGTTACACAAAAGAAATCAATAAATACTCAAAAATACTCAATGAATATAATTAA
- a CDS encoding LamB/YcsF family protein (PFAM: LamB/YcsF family), which translates to MEININCDLGEKSKHHSNENDPALLEIVNSANVACGYHAGDEDTMREVIKISKNKGVSIGAHPSFNDPDNFGRERINLSENEIRKLIIDQYEILQKIAQENNESVTHMKPHGALNNMACEDIELATILAKVIYEINKDLIYLVPTGSKMEIAAKKLNMKIACEIFADRNYEDDGNLVSRKKPHALIIDPEQAKKHVLNMVKNQAINCHSGKQISCEIDSVCIHGDNASSLATAKSIRDNLIENKLNLKPLNKMEKFIK; encoded by the coding sequence ATGGAAATTAATATAAATTGTGATTTAGGAGAAAAGTCCAAACATCATTCTAATGAAAATGATCCAGCTTTATTAGAAATAGTAAACTCAGCAAATGTGGCTTGTGGATATCATGCAGGTGATGAAGATACTATGAGAGAGGTTATTAAAATCTCTAAAAATAAAGGTGTTAGTATTGGTGCACATCCATCATTTAATGATCCAGACAATTTTGGTAGAGAGCGAATTAACTTATCAGAGAATGAAATTAGAAAATTAATTATAGATCAATATGAAATTCTTCAAAAAATAGCTCAAGAAAATAATGAAAGTGTGACACATATGAAACCTCATGGCGCTTTAAATAACATGGCATGTGAGGATATAGAGCTCGCAACTATTTTAGCTAAAGTGATATATGAAATAAATAAAGATTTGATTTATTTGGTTCCTACAGGATCAAAAATGGAAATTGCTGCAAAAAAACTTAATATGAAAATAGCTTGTGAAATATTTGCAGATAGAAATTATGAAGATGATGGAAATTTAGTTTCTAGAAAAAAACCTCATGCTCTGATAATTGATCCAGAACAAGCAAAAAAACACGTATTAAACATGGTTAAAAATCAGGCTATTAATTGTCACAGTGGAAAACAGATATCTTGTGAAATCGACTCTGTATGCATACATGGAGATAATGCTAGCTCTCTTGCAACAGCTAAATCAATAAGAGATAACTTGATAGAAAATAAACTTAACTTAAAACCTTTAAACAAAATGGAGAAATTTATTAAATGA
- a CDS encoding TPR subfamily 2 repeat-containing protein (PFAM: Tetratricopeptide repeat), giving the protein MKKLFLTLSLILLTATYSFAAGSSGDTKKKVNKNKYGDEYRVALKNIEKAKKLEKKNKNEKAEKHYKIAIEKLLETNKLIPSNPDVFNYLGFSYRKIGDYKSAEIYYAIGLELDPTHVGINEYMGELFVTTNRMDLAKERLAVLKNCNCEEYDELKAVIDGKKESKY; this is encoded by the coding sequence ATGAAAAAACTTTTTTTAACTTTGTCTTTAATACTTCTAACTGCAACATATTCATTCGCTGCTGGTTCGTCTGGGGATACAAAAAAAAAAGTAAATAAGAATAAATATGGTGATGAGTATAGAGTTGCATTAAAAAATATTGAAAAAGCCAAAAAGTTAGAAAAAAAGAACAAGAATGAAAAAGCTGAAAAACATTATAAGATCGCTATAGAAAAATTGTTAGAAACAAATAAACTTATTCCTTCAAACCCAGACGTATTTAACTATTTGGGATTTTCTTATAGAAAAATTGGTGATTACAAAAGTGCAGAAATATATTACGCAATAGGTTTAGAATTAGATCCTACTCACGTTGGTATTAATGAATATATGGGTGAATTATTTGTTACGACAAATAGAATGGATCTCGCAAAAGAGAGGCTTGCTGTTTTAAAAAACTGTAATTGTGAAGAATACGATGAACTTAAAGCAGTAATTGATGGAAAAAAAGAATCTAAATACTAA
- a CDS encoding aminomethyltransferase (PFAM: Aminomethyltransferase folate-binding domain; Glycine cleavage T-protein C-terminal barrel domain~TIGRFAM: glycine cleavage system T protein) gives MGKRVNMTKSKTALFNLHQTNKAKFVEFAGYEMPIQYGKGIVEEHKITRSTAGIFDVSHMGQLFIYGDYKLTEDLEKIFPLNLKELKVFKSKYSFLMNDKAGIHDDLIITKLEEGYLIILNAACKDDDFKIIKELLGKNYKYELKDDRSLVAIQGPSAVQILNDIVPEVNKLNFMSGGWFNYLENKIFVTRSGYTGEDGFEISIPNSFAEKFTKNLMSKGAELIGLGARDTLRLEAGLCLYGHELNTNLTPIEANLNWAISKSRLDDMNFIGSAMIKEQLSQGTKQLRVGIQPEGRIIAREKTKIFNDKDQIIGEITSGTFGPSVNGPIAMGYIDSEYSNKNSKIFLEIRGKKHPANICGLPFYKKSYVKGAA, from the coding sequence ATGGGTAAAAGAGTTAATATGACAAAAAGTAAAACTGCATTATTTAATCTTCACCAGACAAACAAAGCAAAATTTGTTGAATTTGCAGGATATGAAATGCCTATTCAATATGGAAAAGGAATAGTTGAAGAACATAAAATCACAAGGTCTACTGCTGGAATATTTGACGTTTCACACATGGGTCAACTATTTATTTATGGTGATTATAAATTAACAGAAGATTTGGAAAAAATTTTTCCATTAAACTTGAAAGAATTAAAAGTTTTCAAGTCAAAGTATAGTTTCCTTATGAATGATAAGGCAGGAATACACGATGATTTGATAATTACAAAATTAGAAGAAGGTTATTTAATAATTTTAAATGCAGCATGTAAAGATGATGACTTCAAAATAATTAAAGAATTATTAGGAAAAAATTATAAATATGAATTAAAAGATGATAGGTCGCTAGTTGCTATACAAGGGCCTAGTGCTGTTCAAATTCTCAACGATATAGTTCCAGAGGTAAATAAATTAAATTTTATGTCTGGGGGTTGGTTTAATTATTTAGAAAATAAAATTTTTGTCACTAGATCTGGATATACTGGTGAGGACGGTTTTGAAATATCAATTCCAAATAGTTTTGCAGAAAAGTTTACAAAAAATTTAATGAGTAAAGGTGCTGAATTAATTGGTTTAGGAGCGAGAGATACTTTGAGATTAGAAGCAGGTCTATGTTTGTATGGACATGAATTAAATACAAATCTTACACCTATAGAAGCTAATCTTAACTGGGCTATCTCAAAATCAAGATTGGATGACATGAATTTTATTGGCTCAGCAATGATAAAAGAACAGTTATCTCAGGGGACAAAACAACTGAGAGTTGGAATACAGCCTGAAGGAAGAATTATAGCTAGAGAAAAAACAAAGATTTTTAATGATAAAGATCAAATTATTGGTGAAATTACGAGTGGAACATTTGGACCCAGTGTTAATGGACCAATAGCTATGGGATATATAGATAGTGAATATTCAAATAAAAATTCTAAAATTTTTCTTGAGATTAGAGGAAAAAAACACCCAGCAAATATCTGTGGATTACCATTTTATAAAAAAAGCTATGTGAAAGGAGCAGCCTAA
- a CDS encoding Allophanate hydrolase subunit 1 (PFAM: Allophanate hydrolase subunit 1~TIGRFAM: TIGR00370 family protein) gives MIKNILNLGDSAVYCDFGPDVNKETNRKVINYFKFLKEKNIDGVLNLTPSYNKLIITFDLNITNFQKLKDLIKSIKIDQSKNSEGKKLEVPICCDEEFSLDIKRLEKKLNLDSQKILQRIFEKEYFCYMTGFIAGMPFFGDLDIDMRCNRLETPRLKVPKGSIGITEQFANIYTEESPGGWNIIGKTPLEVFDRNNQENPALINPGDVIQFKLITKKDFDNYK, from the coding sequence ATGATTAAAAATATATTAAATCTTGGAGACTCCGCTGTATATTGTGATTTTGGTCCTGATGTAAATAAAGAAACCAACCGTAAAGTAATTAATTATTTTAAATTTTTAAAAGAAAAAAATATTGATGGAGTTTTAAACTTAACACCATCCTATAATAAATTGATAATTACTTTTGACTTAAACATAACTAATTTCCAGAAACTAAAAGATTTAATAAAATCAATTAAGATTGATCAATCAAAGAATTCAGAAGGGAAAAAATTAGAAGTTCCAATATGCTGTGATGAAGAATTTTCTTTAGATATTAAAAGATTAGAAAAGAAATTAAACTTAGATAGTCAAAAAATCTTACAACGAATATTTGAAAAAGAATATTTCTGTTACATGACAGGATTTATAGCTGGTATGCCTTTTTTTGGAGATTTAGATATTGATATGAGATGTAATAGGTTAGAGACCCCAAGATTAAAAGTTCCAAAAGGATCAATTGGTATTACTGAACAGTTTGCAAATATTTACACAGAGGAAAGTCCAGGTGGATGGAATATTATAGGTAAAACACCATTAGAAGTTTTCGATCGAAATAATCAGGAAAATCCAGCTTTAATTAATCCAGGTGATGTAATTCAATTTAAATTAATAACTAAAAAAGATTTTGATAACTATAAATGA
- a CDS encoding EamA-like family transporter (PFAM: EamA-like transporter family) translates to MNIIKKLPGPLLVFMGACSLSFGGLIVKSFEGATLWQILFWRTVFFLLIISVYLLITYRSKFLKSFYVSGIPGFFGGFILSFGFCGYVFAMYNTTVANANFIIQTQTIFLAIFGYFFLKEKISAITLVSIVLAISGILLMVGGSLSPGQMTGNIAAFLMPISFAVLILVVRKYPNVDMVPSQFIAGMFALIIGYLMSGKILISGHDIFLGFLAGSLQLGLGFIFITIGAQRTPSAMVGIIMLTEAVLGPLWAWIFINEQPPMIVLFGGSIVIFAVLLQFYHLFSVEKKQLNTN, encoded by the coding sequence ATGAATATAATTAAAAAACTTCCTGGGCCTTTATTAGTTTTCATGGGAGCCTGCAGTTTAAGTTTTGGAGGTTTAATTGTTAAATCATTTGAGGGAGCTACTTTGTGGCAAATATTGTTTTGGAGAACTGTATTTTTTTTACTTATTATAAGTGTTTATCTTTTGATTACTTACAGATCTAAATTTTTAAAATCTTTTTACGTCTCTGGAATACCAGGTTTTTTTGGTGGGTTTATTTTATCTTTTGGTTTTTGCGGATATGTGTTTGCCATGTACAACACTACAGTTGCTAATGCTAATTTCATAATTCAAACGCAAACAATTTTTCTTGCAATTTTTGGATATTTTTTTCTCAAAGAAAAAATTTCGGCAATAACACTAGTATCAATTGTTTTGGCAATTTCAGGAATTTTATTAATGGTTGGAGGATCTTTATCACCTGGCCAAATGACAGGTAATATTGCAGCTTTTTTAATGCCAATTTCTTTTGCTGTCTTGATATTAGTTGTAAGAAAGTATCCTAACGTAGACATGGTTCCCTCACAGTTTATTGCAGGAATGTTTGCTTTAATCATTGGATATCTAATGTCAGGAAAAATATTAATATCTGGTCATGATATATTTTTAGGTTTTTTAGCCGGTTCTCTTCAATTAGGTTTAGGATTTATTTTTATTACAATTGGTGCACAACGAACACCATCAGCAATGGTTGGAATAATAATGTTAACTGAGGCAGTTTTAGGACCATTATGGGCTTGGATATTTATTAATGAACAACCACCAATGATTGTTTTATTTGGTGGATCAATTGTTATCTTCGCAGTTCTATTACAATTTTATCATTTATTTTCAGTTGAAAAAAAACAACTTAATACCAATTGA
- a CDS encoding Integral membrane protein, TerC family (PFAM: Integral membrane protein, TerC family~TIGRFAM: integral membrane protein, YjbE family) — protein MAADNAIIIGIIAASFAPKHRYQIIMWGLFGALLFRIIFAFFASYLFGFALVKIFGGLLLIWIVNDLRTDLFSTKRIKSPTKASKEPSYVQSVYKVLFADITLSFDNVIGIVGVAKNNINLLIFGLFLSVVFVGTLARFFAEQIKKYKWIGYLGLFVILIVALQLLIGGMIDLEILSVNENFERFF, from the coding sequence ATGGCTGCAGATAATGCAATTATAATCGGTATAATTGCAGCAAGTTTTGCTCCAAAACATCGTTATCAAATAATTATGTGGGGTTTATTTGGTGCCCTATTATTTCGTATTATTTTTGCTTTTTTTGCATCTTATTTATTTGGATTTGCTTTAGTAAAAATTTTTGGTGGATTGTTACTTATTTGGATTGTAAATGATTTAAGAACAGATTTATTTAGTACAAAGAGAATAAAATCACCTACCAAAGCATCTAAGGAACCATCTTATGTTCAGAGTGTATATAAGGTTCTATTTGCAGATATTACTTTAAGTTTTGATAATGTAATTGGAATTGTTGGTGTCGCTAAAAATAATATCAATCTATTAATTTTTGGATTATTTTTATCTGTTGTTTTTGTTGGAACACTTGCAAGATTTTTTGCTGAACAGATTAAAAAATATAAATGGATTGGTTACTTGGGTCTTTTTGTAATATTAATAGTAGCTTTGCAATTATTGATAGGTGGAATGATTGATCTTGAAATTCTTTCAGTTAACGAAAACTTTGAAAGATTTTTTTAA